In one window of Acidobacteriota bacterium DNA:
- a CDS encoding protein kinase, which produces MNLSAGKKLAHYEIIAPLGAGGMGEVYRAVDKRLHRDVAIKILPQKFVEDRAAIERFTREARAASALNHPNILTIYDIGIIQGLHYIATEYIDGRTLREQLKQARFNLTEVLDIGIQIANALSAAHQAGLVHRDIKPENIMLRGDGYVKVLDFGLAKLTERDALNLDENVAAITETMTNPGTIIGTVFYMSPEQARGIQVDTRSDIFSLGIVLYEMLAGAHPFAGKTISDVLAAILTAQPAPLSTVLSAVPSELEWSIGKALSKDRDERYPSIKNLLNDLKRLKQRLEFEAELRRVNDSGASATAFYQSSQLTVQLPTEMVSKTQLFPAPAPPKPRTRRAIDSLAILPLFNATDDVNAEYLSDGITESIINSLSQLPKLKVVPRSTVFRYKCKDVDPQEVGRELGVRAVLAGRVLVRGDFLIIKTELVDIAKESQLWGEQYRRKMTNIFTLQEEIAEDISEKLRLKLTGAEKKRLTKRYTKNAEAYQCYLKGRYFVTSKRTEEWIKKGIEAFQQAIDLDPNYALAYAGLADAYAFLASSTGGWAPREAYPKAKAAVLKALEIDDALGEAHTALGFSFLLYDWNLAEAKREFKRGIELSPNYANGHDGLAFYFKALGRHADAIKECLQAQRLDLLSPFAYVSLGWAHYFAKDYDLTIEQCRKALELDAHFTFAYWIMGLAFLQQKKMQEAITALSKAFTFSGGGLAYAAHLGYAYALLGKQTEALEVLNEMEELAREKYVSAYYFAIIYLGLGDKNLTFEWLEKAYEERSGFLVFLNVEPMFDSLRDDERFIDLIDRIGIPAGK; this is translated from the coding sequence ATGAATCTGAGTGCCGGCAAAAAGTTAGCCCATTACGAAATCATCGCGCCGCTCGGCGCAGGCGGCATGGGGGAAGTGTATCGCGCCGTTGATAAACGCCTGCACCGTGATGTGGCGATTAAAATTCTGCCGCAAAAATTTGTCGAAGACCGCGCTGCCATCGAACGCTTCACCAGAGAAGCGCGCGCCGCTTCAGCCCTGAATCACCCGAATATTTTAACCATTTATGATATTGGCATCATTCAAGGCTTGCATTACATCGCCACCGAATACATTGACGGACGAACGCTTCGCGAACAATTGAAACAGGCGCGATTCAATTTGACCGAGGTTCTCGACATCGGCATACAAATCGCAAATGCCCTCAGCGCGGCGCATCAAGCGGGACTGGTGCATCGCGACATCAAACCGGAAAACATTATGCTGAGAGGCGATGGTTATGTGAAGGTGCTGGATTTCGGCTTGGCGAAGTTGACCGAGCGCGATGCCCTCAATCTCGATGAAAATGTTGCTGCCATCACCGAAACCATGACCAATCCCGGTACGATCATCGGCACGGTGTTTTATATGTCACCGGAACAGGCGCGCGGCATTCAGGTCGATACCCGTAGCGACATTTTCAGTCTCGGTATCGTGCTTTATGAAATGCTCGCGGGCGCACATCCCTTTGCGGGGAAAACCATCAGCGATGTGCTGGCGGCGATTTTAACCGCCCAACCCGCGCCGCTCTCAACCGTTTTATCCGCTGTCCCATCCGAACTCGAATGGAGCATCGGGAAAGCTTTATCGAAAGACCGCGACGAGCGTTATCCGAGCATTAAAAATCTCCTGAATGATTTGAAACGCCTCAAACAACGGTTGGAATTTGAAGCGGAACTGAGGCGCGTCAACGATTCCGGCGCAAGCGCCACAGCCTTTTATCAAAGCAGTCAACTGACCGTACAATTGCCGACCGAAATGGTTTCAAAAACCCAATTGTTCCCGGCTCCTGCGCCACCAAAGCCGCGAACCCGTCGGGCAATTGATTCGCTTGCCATCCTGCCGCTCTTTAACGCTACGGATGATGTCAATGCAGAGTATCTTTCCGACGGCATCACCGAAAGCATCATCAATTCTTTATCGCAACTTCCGAAACTCAAAGTGGTGCCGCGCTCAACCGTCTTTCGTTATAAGTGTAAAGATGTTGACCCGCAGGAGGTCGGACGCGAACTCGGCGTGCGCGCAGTGCTTGCCGGGAGAGTTCTTGTGCGCGGCGATTTTTTAATCATCAAAACCGAACTCGTCGATATTGCCAAAGAGTCGCAACTGTGGGGCGAACAATACCGCCGCAAGATGACCAACATTTTCACCTTGCAGGAAGAGATTGCCGAAGACATCAGCGAAAAATTGCGTTTGAAACTCACCGGCGCAGAAAAGAAACGCCTGACCAAACGTTACACAAAAAATGCGGAGGCTTATCAGTGCTATTTAAAAGGGCGTTATTTCGTCACCAGCAAACGCACAGAGGAGTGGATCAAAAAAGGCATCGAAGCTTTTCAACAAGCGATTGACCTCGACCCCAACTATGCGCTCGCCTATGCGGGGCTTGCCGATGCCTACGCCTTTCTCGCCTCTTCGACCGGCGGCTGGGCGCCGCGCGAGGCTTACCCGAAAGCCAAGGCGGCGGTATTGAAAGCTTTGGAAATTGATGACGCACTCGGCGAAGCCCATACCGCGCTGGGATTTTCCTTTCTGCTTTACGATTGGAATTTAGCCGAAGCCAAACGCGAGTTCAAACGCGGCATCGAACTCAGCCCCAATTATGCCAATGGGCACGACGGGCTGGCGTTTTATTTCAAAGCTCTCGGGCGGCACGCCGATGCCATCAAAGAATGTCTGCAAGCGCAACGGCTTGACCTGCTCTCGCCCTTTGCCTACGTCAGTCTGGGCTGGGCGCACTATTTTGCGAAAGATTACGATTTGACGATTGAGCAATGCCGCAAGGCGCTCGAATTGGACGCCCATTTCACCTTCGCCTACTGGATTATGGGGCTGGCATTTTTACAGCAGAAAAAGATGCAGGAAGCCATCACTGCCTTGAGCAAAGCCTTTACTTTTTCAGGCGGCGGCCTGGCCTATGCGGCGCATCTCGGTTACGCCTACGCGCTACTGGGCAAACAGACCGAAGCCCTGGAAGTATTAAACGAGATGGAAGAGTTGGCGCGCGAGAAATATGTATCGGCATACTATTTCGCGATTATCTATCTGGGGCTTGGCGATAAAAATCTCACCTTTGAATGGTTGGAAAAAGCTTATGAAGAACGGTCAGGATTTTTAGTCTTTCTCAATGTCGAACCGATGTTCGATAGTCTGCGCGACGATGAACGCTTCATCGATTTAATCGACCGCATCGGCATTCCCGCTGGAAAATAA